The following nucleotide sequence is from Coffea eugenioides isolate CCC68of chromosome 3, Ceug_1.0, whole genome shotgun sequence.
TAACAGACACAACTCACAAAATGTCATTGTGACAAACACAAAAAGTTAGACCGCCTTGTTTTCAACTCTATCTATCAATCTCCAAATTCCAACTTTAAGTACACTAAGGCAAGTCCTATCTTTAAGGtttttttctttagaaattcttCTATTATTCTTTTCAATCGTCAGTAATTCTCTATTTAAACAATTATTCTTAGCCGTTTAGTATTATTCTTCCCAACAACTAACTTTAATGCAATATGGTATAAGCGATTTTTTAATGTTATCTTACTTTAATATCAAATCAAACTTGATATTCTTGAATTCTAAGATAATTTTTGTAAAAAGTAAATTCAATAATAAGTTTCTATACAGTGAATGATAATAAAGTAATATTTTTTGTTGCATAACACTCTGATTAATAAAGAGCAGAATTGTAttgaattttattataattattttgcTTCAGAGTTATCCTTTCACTAAAATGCTAGTTATGCTATTTTGAATTCAGAATTACAATTTGTGATACTTTCGTTGTTACATTCTTTTGTATTTCTAAGCTCTCTATTATTTACCCCCAGAAGCAAAATTTTTGGCTCCATCTTTCATCTTTGTCGGATATTCTATCACATATGCCATCACAATTATCTTCAACTACCACCTCAATCGTGCGGTCGAAACATTTACACGCATATTTTATCTCTCCATCTTCGTGAAACATGTCACGTAAATTTCCCTATAAATAGAGAAGAGAAGGCTCCAGCTTCCTCATCCTTCTCATTGTTCTCAACTccaattcttgagttcataaaCCAATTTGTGtgaggaaaacaaaaatgggttCCAAGGCAATTCTCCTCCTATGCCTTTTAGCAGCAGTTCTGATGATTGCCTCAGAGGTGACAGCCAGGGATTTGGCCGAAAATAGtaagctttcttttttttcttaaagtGACCGAAAATAGTTAGCTGTCCATTCAAGAACTTACTCTTTCCTTTATCAACAATTTTATACCTGCAAAACATAGACGTTTTTGCACAACATGAATTCCTCAAGACGGTTTTTttcctataaaattttttttttctaggacGCATGTACTAACTAAATAGTTCTGCATGATCCCGTGACTATTTGCAGCCAATGCAGCAGAGAAGAGCACTGAAGGCCTGGAAGAATCCAAGTACGGTGGTGGCGGCGGCCGTTATGGTGGCGGCGGCGGCCGTTATGGTGGTGGCGGCCATTGTTATGGAGGCCattgtggtggtggtggtggtggtggtcattatggtggtggtggtggtggttgtAACCATGGTTGCTGTGGCGGCGGCGGCTATGGAGGCTGCAGATGCTGCACATATGCTGGTGAGCCAAAGGACGCTGGTTACACTGAGCCAGAAACCAAACCGCAAAACTAATAGCCAGGACGTATGGGTCATGGCGCTTAAATGCCTTTGGTCCAAATTAAGAGGcttaaaagtaataaaattatGTATTGTGTGATAAAAATAAGAGCTTTATCAGTGGTATCGAATTCACCATCAGGTGAATCACTGCAAATGATGATGTACTTTTCTCAACTTCAATGAGGTGTAAATGAAATCTTATGCGTGTTTCAAGTTTCAACAGCCATTACTTCTGCTTGGATTCACAAATATACTCACATGCTTCGTTGTCTAAATCTAAATTATACCCAAATAATTCAAGAATATTTGCTGAGAAATTTTTTAACACTTCGAAGTTTCAACAAGATATTCCCAAAAGCTACACTATCTTAAGCCTTGACTCCTTTCAGACAGgacaaagaatggcaaaaggggTAAAGCTCCTTTTGTGATCATTTACTAGTAGATCTAGAGACAGTTTTGTCATTTGAGCAACAAACTTCAGGCAAGGAACAAAGTCAtgttttttgaatttatttagTGTATTTTATGAAATTAGATAGTCATGTTCCCGATATTGGAAAACGACATGCTACAATTAATTACTGGACCCCTTCCTTTGAACTGATCATTATACGTCCTCGAGTCTCAAATTCAGTGTACTCATACTTTTTCTgtatactccctccctttttttataactgacgtttaaggttttgcacaccaattaagaaaagtttttcattgtttaaatctatacactactttccttttgtaccctcattaattgtccaattcacccatattttctctcactagagtaTTAAATGGTGCTGTTTTACTAGGCCAAAAGCAATGCAAACTAACTCCCACCAATTatgaaaagagagataaaagggtaaaattgtgaaaaaataattaatgctgcatggggataataaaacgacagataaaagtacttaagagcaaatttcttaaacgtcagttataaaaaaagggagggagtagtATAATTGACGCTCTTGAAGTCAGCTGGTCAATTAGACTTTTAACTTTCTTGTGAAATTAAACTAGTTAAATAAACAAAATCTCCTTGAGCTTTTGACCAGATTTTTGGTATGGCTATATTAAATATTTGGTTTTATCATTTCTTTTCAGCTCCTATATTATATTTGACAGATAGGGGAGataaggtttttttttaaatctattttTAGTGAAACACTTAACAAAACCGGATAGATAGTGCTTTTGTAAAATCTATTATCACAAATATTGGGATTACATTAGTTGATTACGTATACttaaaattgcaaaaataaaaaataaaaaccatTTTATGATGGTAAACTGATTTATAGATGAACCAACGTACCAAATTTAGCCATTTTTTGGTGCAAAGCCACTAAAATGACTTCATGTAGCATGAGATTGTTTTGCCATGACACAAAAATGCTCATAAAAGAGAcacataattttttaaaattcttttttataaGTAGACGATCTTGAATATAATTTATCTAATTATAATTCCTCTCACCTTACCGTCAAACCCAACCTTCCTGTCGAACCCAACCTTCACTGTATGTATTCATCTAAATACATACAGTGAATATTACATCACTTCTCAAGCACTTATTTGTGTTAGTTCTGATGCTTAGTCTCCTCCGGCTAACCAGGACACGGGTAGCACCTGCAACCCCTACCTTAACAGCTTCAGTTGCAACAATAAAAGCGGCAATATCCACCATCAGGATGTCCCCCAtaaccaatgttttaaaactcggaccgtcaattgaaccggtaaagtgaaagggtcgaggttcaatcggtcggaccggttcaagatcggttcaatgaattttttttaaaaataatttatataaatatatatatatgtacaacataagacatgcaatagactaatttaaaactttatatgatgaaaagtttactatttttgaatagcttggattttcaaaaataaattttttaaattataagttaaaacaaataaatttcatttcaatttcaattatatctaccaaaataatcttaaatctaacccaaaaatatcacaatattttgaaattatacaaaattcacgtctatgagaatttgacattgtgaacttaaattttaatttgcgtctttgggatttagagattgcaatttaaaaaagaaagtttggagttcgaaggaagtcaagagaatcgaaaatagaaatgcaaacttgataagaaacaaaaaatgagataaaagtgagtagttgtagcattaaataatttgggttaaagaaaaataattcttttttaacttttttcaaatttGTGTTTTCATTTCGGACATTTGACTTTCTCACTCGGTCCATATtcattggaaagaaaaaaattctccATATTCACATTTTTTGTCCACTAGAAAATTGTTATTAGCgcccaattatttatcaatgtTCCCTTATTTAATACTTATTTACCAGTCAGTTAGGTAACAATATCCTTATTCAATCTTACTACCTATGATATTGTTTTGAGATTGtaattgaaattaaaatttttaagtattttgtttattcacacaaataaaaaaaatcaaggagTCATGATGTAAAGTACGAATGTGTACAAtgtaattataaatattttttaaaataataattacttatcaatttttttcctaaatACTTGTCTACAATGTCAATTGAGCAAGAATATCCCTACTCAATCTTTCTATCTGTTATTGCATTTCAACCACTATTTTATTGTGAGATTGTAACTGAAATTAAAAGTCTgagtatttttatttattttcacaaaTTAAAAAATCAAGGGGATTACATTAATAATCAAGGGGAGTACATCAACAAACATTGATATACCAACaatatatttatgatgtaaAGCACAAATGTTTCTGAtgtaattaaatttttttaaaacaataacTTATCTAAACAATTCAATTTAGTTACCAAATTagaccttgtttggattgtcatttttttttattttttcacaaaactatttcttgattatttttattctacACACATTAAATCGTTGTCgtacatttttctacaaaaatttaaaaaataatttgaaaaagctATTTTATTAAAGGATTTTTTTAACGGTTGTCCTAACACATTTAATATTCACCTAatttattaaatatatatacatatactaacaattattactaTCTTtccatttatatattttttatatacaaAGAAATAAGTTTGATGTGTCTTAGGTTTGGGGTATTTTTAGTTTTTCACTTAATAAGTTAAGTAGATATCTACACAAAATAATCGTGTCCGCTGGCTATGGTTTTGTGGTAAGGGTTTCTTATGAGAAACACAAGGTTTGGTGTTCGATTCTTGGTGGCTGCAATTTGgaaattaattttgaaaagtttcaaAAACCGCCGGTTCACAGTCTAAGCGGGTTTTCACGGTTCGTCCGAGTCATTCGGTTTCTAGCGGTTTTTGATTACTCTCCGGCTTTAGCTCTAGACCGGACCGTTGGCCTGTTCGGTTCGCGGTCCAATCGATTGAACTAGCCgattaattttgaaaagtttcaaAAACCGCCGGTTCACGGTCTAAGCGGGTTTTCACGGTTTGTCCGAGTCATTCGGTTTCTAGCGGTTTTTGATTACTCTCCGGCTTTAGCTCTAGACCGGACCGTTGGCATGTTTGGTTCGCGGTCCAATCGATTGAACTAGCCgattaattttgaaaagtttcaaAAACCGCCGGTTCACAGTCTAAGCGGGTTTTCACGGTTCGTCCGAGTCATTCGGTTTCTAGCGGTTTTTGATTACTCTCCGGCTTTAGCTCTAGACCGGACCGTTGGCCTGTTCGGTTCGCGGTCCAATCGATTGAACTAGCCgattaattttgaaaagtttcaaaaatcgCCGGTTCACGGTCTAAGCGGGTTTTCACGGTTCGTCCGAGTCATTCGATTTCTAGCGGTTTTTGATTACTCTCCGGCTTTAGCTCTAGACCGGACCGTTGGCCTGTTCGGTTCGCGGTCCAATCGATTGAACTAGCCGATCCGGTCCGATTCTGAAAACATTGCCCATAACCTTCTCTAGTTCTCTTGGATAGCCCCACATACCCACCACCGGTCCTCCAAGGTACCTCTCCATAGCCACATCCAGGGTACTTGGCTTGTTCTACGCCATTCGTCTCAAACTGTCTTGTCTGCATTGAAGATAATAAAAGCGTGTATTGGGGTAATCTAGGAATGATTTGTAATTTCGAACTTTGTTCCAATTTGTGCGTGCTTTTAGTTTAACGAATATCAAAATCTATAATGTTTTTATACTCAATCGAGGGTTTTCtttacaaataccaataaaatGGTTAAACACTCCGAACAAAGAGGTAGTTTTATCATAGCCAACCATAGATGACTGACCACTATACCCCAAGTCCCAAAGTCAGAAAGGCTTCTATACTTAAATGTACAGTAGTTTTAAATTAAGGTGTATTTAAATTGtaaagcattttttttaaaagcattTAAACTGTAAAGCACAAATGTTTGGggacatttcaaaatataaaatatgacACTTTAAATTGGACGAATGGAGTACTAATTTCAGTtgtacatttaaagcatttgttttgttcattttaAAATATCATGTTTTCTATTTTGGGATATCTCCAAACTTTGTCATcttatcaaaatcaaaattaacATTATTCCAACCTTTACCTATGCTTCATCCTAGATTcacatttgaatttcaaattttggacgaaaaaATTGGAAACGAAAACACTAATATCACAATTTAGACACTATTCTTAACAAGTTGAAATTCTGAAATGCGACAAACGCTTTGGGACAAAGAGAGTACATGATttaaaaggtgaaatttgtggTCCTAAAATAAAAGGACGAAATGAGACTAGACAACAAATGTCTTGCTACTGTCAACTGTCATGGGGGACTCAGCCAATTCCCTAGCAATTAACCACCTCTGAGGTAATCATTAACACGGTAGCTAGCCATGGAAATGTAATAGAAAAGAAGTGTCTTCGAACCCATTTTAATTTGCTCAAGGAAACTGATTTTGTGAAGGATGAGAGAGCTGGAGTAGATTGATCTCTACTTATAGGTAATTCTTTGTAAAATTGCCGTCAAAGGGGTCGTGGCCTCGGCCAACGATGTAGTTGGACTTTAAAGTTTAAACAGATGATTGATTGCTGTATTTGGTACGATGTCGATGTACGAAATGCACTTAGTCTATTCACCCTTTCACAGCAATCATACAAGTAATTAATACATCAAAAAGAATTTAGCCATTCCATCAAATGTCTGCGAAGTCCATACTGCTGAGTTGGTTTTTCTTCCGGGACACGTCGAGTCATTAAATCCACACAGTGGCAGAATCAGTTGGTGCAGTAAAAGTTGAATTCGTATATGCCGACTGGTACTTGTTTTTACTCTTTAAAGTGTCCATATAATTTTTCcgacaaatgagaatgaatTATGTCTTTTCTTAGTCAAAGATTGGATTCATTTTAAAAGGGTAAAAAGAGTGATATGGCAATTttaaatattaatattaatacgCATTTACAATTTGACACAAGAaatttatatcttttttttgttgctttatgCTTCTTTCGCCACCAAAACATGCATGTTTGGCACTAGACAATAATTTTCATCAAAGAATTATTATGCTCACAACcactaatgaaaagaaaaaaataaataaaattgtcAGGAATATCTAATATATCATCAATGGCGTCTCCAAGTCTGTTGCTAACCGATTCTTGATTGTATTTGAACCCAAGACAGCCTTTTCTCAAACCCCTCCTATTTATGTTTAATAGGAAATCCGAATTTGCCTACAAGTTAAAACTTAGGATAAGTATCattgagaaaaaataaaataaaacttaggATAAGTATCAACATTCAACCGGACTAATTTGAAATTACTTTTGAGTGCCTAGTCTTTGTCTATCCTTTACATTTTTTCCGGTTATTGTTATTTCTTTGAAAAGTAAACGAAGAATTTGTTTGCACACttacagaaaagaaaagaaaaagattttgCTTACAAACTTTCGAATGCCCTTTCTTTGTTtatccttttcatttttcaatatTACACTTAAAGCATATTAGTTATTTAATCTTCTTATACCAACTGGTAATTAAATTATCCTTTACAGTATAATAATCATTTAGGCAAATAATATATATAACCAAAAACAATCTAAGTCTATAATGACAACAACTTGAAAATATATATCTGAATTTTATCACCCTAATCCTTTCAAATTTCTAAGCCCCTCTATATGAACTTTATACTAAATAAGCCTTACTAGAGCTAACATTTACgtaggccaaaaaaaaaaagttggaaCTGAAATTGCTTAATATCCCCCGTCCCCTAGTTTTGTCTTTCTATACCAATACTATATTTACTCTcgcttttaaaaaaaacttcatgcaaaaaaaaaattggaaaaagaaagcaaattcTATAAGATTTGGCaattcaaattaattttatttcctTAAACACCCTCCCTCTAACCAAAAAAGGAagataataaattcaaatatattaaaatGGCTAATCTAATAGTTGTTGAATGCTATTGTCTCTCTTTGCCACATTTTAGCCTTCATACGCCAATCTATAATTATTCTGACAATTATGTAAGCAAAATAAAATCTAgtaaaactaaaaattagaaCAAATACTATTCTATCAAGTATTATTGCACTTAACACTCTCTACCAACCTTTTTTAGTTCTTCCTTGCAAATATATGTTAGAAATCAATTTGGTAAAAATTCAAGATAGGACAATAGAAAAGGATAAAGTTGGGACAAATATAATCTCTCTCTTTAAatgattattttatttatttttatcatgTTGGAATGGgtttgttacaaaaaaaaaatatgattttggtggaggtcaatgatatttttaaaacttcaaaaagAGTAATTGATATTAGGCAAAAAATCAAGAGAGGTTTCCAAATTATTCCTATTTATGTAGCTAAAATTTGTACATCTAACGATGTCGGCAGTGGTATAAAGTTGCCCGACCCCTAAAACTATTTGTGGATTCCATTTACTTGTTCTTCAACAGGTATAATTagcaacataaaaaataaaaaataaaaaataaaaataaaaaaggatgtCTTCTTTAACTTGCAAGAGATTAAATCGAGGAATAATTTCGAAAATCTTCCTTAAATTGTTTTGACAATTTCGAGAAACTCTCTTCTAATTTTTATTACAATACATGCCTCCCTTTAATGTGCAAAAGTACTCCTATGGCCCCATTTTATTTGCACACATATTTCCCACAAAAGGAAATGAATATCGTCAATTTTATGCGACTTTTTCCTTAAATCTCGCGACCaaattgtcaaaatttttccctaTTTCTCTTTCCTCTTTTCCCTTACCCAACACCCCCCTTGAAAATATTGTCAGTATTTTCTATCTTTCCCACTCCCTTCCCACTGCTTGTGGCCCTTTGCCTTCATCCCTCCCCTCCATCTTCCTTAATATACTCAAGtaatttggtttttcttttcctttgggcTGATAGAATTGGATGCACTTGTCTTATCTGTATATACTTTAGTCGCATAATCATTGTTACTCTGTTAATCGTTCTTTCGGGTTATATAGGCTATAATTATTTGTATTATCGAGTCGTGTTGAAGGGTCTATGGATCAAAGCCTGCTAATTATACCAAATTTCAAGCTATATAAATATGTGATATGAGTAGCTTGTTTTTTAAGGCTTTTTGCCTTAGCTGATGTTGAATATGGGGAGCATTTGACCGTTTGAAACGGGCATAGAGATGAAATTTTAAATGATATGAACAGACAATTGACCCATGGCGGACCACATATTCTGCTTGTAGCCAAATACACTATTTGTTAAGGTCAGTGTGACTCCAAACTCAGTGGTCCTTGCCTTCGATCATTTCCAACTTCCATTATTCTCAGTTGTCAtctttcataattgaaaatattaTATAGATGTCGTGCTATATATGTCTCCATTAAATGCACTGAAGGCCTTCTTCAAAGTCTCAACTTGAGCAATAGTCACGATGTTTGGTCGTTTAACAGTACAAGGCAAATtgatttcttgaaatttctgttTGCCAGTACACACTTGTTGCCTTATTGGCAATTTGGCATATAAAACAAGCTTAATaattaaagaaacaaaagacgTGTCGAGTTTTGCATCCCTGTCATAAATGGAGATAATGAggacaaaacataaaaatacctatttgtaaaattcaagattcaacAGTTTCTCCAGAAACCACTAAATTATATTCAGTACATTTCCCTTTCATCCCTTGCATCCAACAGTTTCTATCCCTTGCATCCCTGTCATAAACGGAGAGAAAATGTGATTAGTACAGttgatttgattgattaattaagagagaaaagttttgagggcaatttttttttaccacAGTGCATTAGTATCTTTGATtgggaaatatatatatatatcccatttttcttttaatatagcttattttttttatcttcatgGCACAATAAATTGGTAGTGCGAGCGAAAAATCCAATGCAAAGATGGCTAGTCTGAGAAAAGAATATGCTAATATGCATTTGCAATTTTAAATGTTCATTCACAGTTTACCCCTCGAAAGAGGTGGTACTCTCATTTTACCCCCCAAATATAATTGATGTTGTCCTCTTTTATACTCTGAAAGCACGTAATTTTTTTGTTCCGATTTTTCCAACAACAACCAGCAGCCCTTACTTCTTCCAATGATTTGCTGAAGATACCCTAAGACCAGGACCTAATTTTGAGTAATACGGCAGTTTTACCCTAATTTCTATAGATGCCTCTCCTTAATCGATcctatttcctttttcttttgttatttcttTGCACCTTGTAGAACCTGAGTAGTATTTTTGGTCATGCATCACTGAAACATTGTCAGTTTCGTTATCAAATCAATTCTTTTAGTGCAGGGGTTCGTAAATTAGTTAACATCCAATCTTAAATTAGATATTATACTTCTTTAGTTCAAGGGGCAAAATGTGATCACTGACCCCACTTTAGGGGAGCAAAAATGTTATTAACCCTTATTAAAACTAGTAATAAAAGTCACAGGTTGAGACAGAGCAAGTTAAAATGTTTAAATTCTTCTATGACTTCTTTTATACAAATACAAAATGTGcctactgaaaaaaaaaaaaagaatatgaattTGCCACTTTTGTGCGAAATTTGAGTAGCTTTGTAAATATATTATTGATTGCACTGAGTGGTCACGCAATTTGTGTTGTACACATAGATGTATACAGCAAGTGCACAAATAATTTTGATACCTGTCTACGTATTTCTGGTGTTTACAATAAAAGTAGCAGGCAAGTTTGAAACTTCCACTTCACTGCTCCTCCCAATCAATCGCAATCCCATATTAAAACAGGTAGTACTAGTAATGTACGGCCATTCATGAATTATGACCGTAGGCCATGGGCCGTGTCCTATCCACATGGCTGACTGTCTACCGGTAAGACATGTATACAAAATCGATTTTAATAAATGCCACTAAAATTACGGGCGTACATCTTGATTCGATAATTCATATAGTCTGGTGATCCGATTCGGATCTTATCTGAATTTGCAAATCTTCGATCCATCCAATCATACGTGGATAAAATCGCATTCAAATCAAAAGGTTATGCAGATCGGATTTGGATATCACTTTTTACGATCAAAGTAATATTTGATCTGATCTACATAGcacttttctattttttttttcaaaattgttcACGCATTAAAAATCCACTAATTTATAATAGTCTTATCTCTTATTTCTTATCTTTATGTATACATTCTCTTTCAAAATATGTTTTCTTCATATATGATGTTAGGTTTTAAATATAATGTCATATAATTTGtggataaaaaaaattgtaaatgaAGTATTGAATCTTGTAGGTTTGAATTATagtaaaagaaaagaatggTGAGAGTTAGTCCAAGTATCACTtataatttggattaaaaacT
It contains:
- the LOC113765065 gene encoding cold and drought-regulated protein CORA-like; amino-acid sequence: MGSKAILLLCLLAAVLMIASEVTARDLAENTNAAEKSTEGLEESKYGGGGGRYGGGGGRYGGGGHCYGGHCGGGGGGGHYGGGGGGCNHGCCGGGGYGGCRCCTYAGEPKDAGYTEPETKPQN